One Chlorobaculum limnaeum genomic window carries:
- a CDS encoding glycosyltransferase family 4 protein produces the protein MTRNTVAYLCSEYPAISHTFIYREIESLRKAGMTVYTASIHKPEKLDLMTTAEQEEAANTLMVLSQPATAIIAAHLHCLARNPGGYLKMAADAFRLLFKGPKNFVKAAAYFAEAGILLRWAHRHGITHIHEHFGNPTAIVAMLMKRYGGITFSISVHGPDIFYTVDSAMLPEKVREASFVRCISHYCRSQIMRISDVERWDRFHIVRCGIDPELYTPRPEPANAVPELLCVGRLTPAKGQHILIEACAMLDKANVPFHLTFVGDGPDRESLQNYTRTIGLDRKVTFTGALGQDKVRGHYDRADIFVLASFAEGVPVVLMEAMAKEIPVISTRITGIPELIEHGEDGLLAVPGDPEDLARQIRILLENGELRARYGQAGRRKVSAMYNQHQNNNLLVEHFKNELNDV, from the coding sequence ATGACCCGGAACACTGTCGCCTATCTGTGCAGCGAGTACCCGGCCATTTCGCACACCTTCATCTACCGCGAGATCGAGTCGCTGCGCAAGGCCGGAATGACAGTCTACACGGCCTCGATCCACAAGCCGGAGAAGCTCGACCTCATGACGACCGCCGAGCAGGAGGAGGCGGCAAACACGCTCATGGTGCTCTCGCAACCGGCAACAGCGATCATCGCAGCGCATCTGCACTGCCTGGCCAGAAACCCCGGCGGCTACCTGAAGATGGCGGCGGACGCCTTCCGGTTGCTCTTCAAAGGCCCGAAAAACTTCGTCAAGGCGGCGGCCTACTTCGCCGAAGCGGGCATCCTCTTGCGCTGGGCGCACCGGCACGGCATCACGCACATCCACGAGCACTTCGGCAACCCGACGGCCATCGTCGCCATGCTCATGAAACGTTACGGTGGCATCACCTTCAGCATCTCGGTGCACGGCCCCGACATCTTCTACACCGTCGATTCCGCGATGCTGCCCGAAAAGGTACGCGAGGCCTCCTTCGTGCGCTGCATCAGCCACTACTGCCGCAGCCAGATCATGCGCATCAGCGATGTGGAACGGTGGGATCGCTTCCACATCGTGCGTTGTGGCATAGATCCCGAATTGTACACGCCACGCCCCGAACCCGCCAACGCCGTGCCGGAGCTGCTCTGCGTCGGGCGACTGACGCCCGCCAAGGGGCAGCACATCCTCATCGAAGCGTGCGCGATGCTCGACAAAGCGAACGTGCCGTTCCACCTCACCTTCGTCGGAGACGGCCCCGACCGCGAGTCGCTTCAAAACTATACACGGACAATCGGTCTCGACCGCAAGGTGACCTTCACGGGCGCGCTTGGGCAAGACAAGGTGCGCGGCCACTACGACCGCGCCGACATTTTCGTGCTGGCGAGCTTCGCCGAGGGTGTACCGGTCGTGCTGATGGAGGCGATGGCCAAGGAGATTCCGGTCATTTCGACCCGCATCACCGGCATTCCCGAGCTGATCGAACACGGAGAGGACGGCCTGCTCGCCGTGCCGGGCGATCCCGAGGATTTAGCGCGCCAGATACGTATCTTGCTTGAAAACGGTGAGTTGCGCGCACGCTACGGGCAGGCCGGGCGGCGAAAAGTGAGCGCCATGTACAACCAGCACCAGAACAACAACCTGCTGGTTGAGCACTTCAAGAACGAACTGAACGACGTCTGA
- a CDS encoding glycosyltransferase family 2 protein, which translates to MQIIVPTVTLLVILLSLPAAYLFIVTVAAYLFRKEALAANRILEIGVLIPAHNEEAGIVGTIESIHASDYPAENVKIFVIADNCDDTTAEVARNAGATVVERFDLENRGKGQALDWFLRKHKELNHGLDVITIIDADVRVDRNYLREVSLSFSQPGIQALQGYNGVSNPEAGWRPGLLDAAFNVFNHLRMAGPFQLSGTCALKGNGMAFDRFLIEETGWPCHSIVEDMEFSFLLLMNEISVHYNPDAIVRSEMVTSGKNASSQRSRWESGRFKLVSQMALPLLRLFFSTGQIRYLIAFAELAVPPLTLLVLLFAVASLLALTLLHGAWLQIVAAWWAILLFYVVSGQIQRHAGLHTWRVLIAAPLYILWKIPLYLAMAIRKKSDAWVRTKRESEASEPEA; encoded by the coding sequence ATGCAGATCATCGTCCCGACTGTCACGCTGCTGGTTATTCTCTTGTCGCTCCCGGCAGCCTATCTTTTCATTGTCACCGTCGCCGCGTACCTTTTCCGGAAAGAGGCGCTGGCGGCGAACCGCATCCTCGAAATCGGCGTACTCATCCCGGCGCACAACGAGGAGGCGGGCATCGTGGGCACCATCGAGAGCATCCATGCGAGCGACTACCCGGCGGAGAACGTCAAAATCTTCGTCATCGCCGACAACTGCGACGACACCACCGCCGAGGTGGCGCGAAACGCGGGCGCGACGGTCGTGGAGCGATTCGATCTTGAAAACCGTGGAAAAGGGCAGGCGCTCGACTGGTTCCTCAGGAAACACAAAGAGCTGAACCATGGCCTCGACGTCATCACCATCATCGATGCCGACGTCCGGGTTGATCGCAACTACCTGCGGGAAGTGAGCCTCTCGTTCAGCCAGCCGGGCATCCAGGCGTTGCAAGGCTACAACGGCGTCAGCAACCCCGAGGCGGGTTGGCGGCCCGGACTACTCGACGCGGCCTTCAACGTCTTCAACCACCTGCGCATGGCCGGGCCGTTCCAGCTTTCCGGAACCTGTGCGCTAAAGGGCAACGGCATGGCGTTCGACAGATTCCTGATCGAAGAGACCGGCTGGCCCTGCCACTCGATCGTGGAGGACATGGAGTTCAGCTTCCTGTTGCTCATGAACGAGATCAGCGTGCACTACAATCCGGACGCCATCGTGCGGAGCGAAATGGTCACTTCGGGCAAAAACGCTTCGAGCCAGCGCAGCCGCTGGGAGAGCGGGCGCTTCAAGCTGGTCAGCCAGATGGCTTTGCCGCTGCTCAGGCTGTTTTTCAGCACCGGCCAAATCCGCTACCTCATCGCCTTCGCCGAACTCGCCGTCCCCCCGCTCACCCTGCTGGTGCTGCTTTTCGCCGTCGCATCGCTGCTGGCGCTCACGCTGCTCCACGGCGCATGGCTCCAGATCGTCGCCGCATGGTGGGCCATTCTTCTCTTCTACGTAGTATCGGGCCAAATCCAGCGCCACGCTGGCCTCCACACCTGGCGCGTCCTCATCGCCGCCCCCCTCTACATCCTCTGGAAAATCCCCCTTTACCTCGCCATGGCAATCCGCAAAAAAAGCGACGCCTGGGTGAGAACGAAGCGGGAAAGCGAAGCTTCAGAACCGGAGGCGTAA